The genomic region TTCCCACGTTTTCATCCCCCTTGTACTGAATCAAGTTCCAATAATGTTGCCAAAGTTTTTGCCTCTGTTAAATCATTAATTGCGACAATTTCAACATTTTTTTCATCAAATAATCTTCTAAAAGCTAAACGGCCAATACGTCCAAATCCGTTAATTGCAATTTTTGTCATCTACTTTTTCTCCTCTACATACATTTAATAACTTAGTCTGCAATAAAATACTGCATACTTATTATAATTTTACAACCTCTAGTCTTAATTTGCAAGAAAATTAACAAATATCCAGATATACAATGGTTTTATAGTCTTTTAATTCAATATATTTAGATTACTTTAAATTCTATTATTTGTAAAAATTAATATTTTTTGTAATTATTGTTTTTTATTTTTAATTTGCTATAATTTTATTAACTTTTTATGATTTAGTTTTACAGTATACATCATAAAGGAAATACAGATATGAAGAAATTACTCAGCTTATTAACATTAACAACCTTAGCAATGAGTGTTCCTGCACCGTTGCTGGCCAACACACCGTTAACTCGCGACAAACGCGATGTTGGGACAAGTGAAAAAGATATTACTGATGGATTGCAAATAAATATTAAGGACAGTGATAAATTATGAATTAAAATTTCAAATCCATTAACTGAAATAAACCCCGATGAAAAATATTGATATTTCATTATAGTAAAAGGGATAAATATAGATTGAGGTAAAAATATTTATGATAGTAGTGAATTAAAATGAGATTTTACAAATCAAAGACTTGATTTTCCCAAGTTAAAACCAATAGGAGAAGGAACTATTGGCATTTCTCTTGAAAAAAACAGAACACCATATTTTATATATAAGTGGTCTAGTAATTGAGGTGACTCATATATACCAAAACAACCAATAATAGATAAAAATGCAAACATTATTGATTGAAATATTGATGTATCACCGTTTCAAAAAGGAATAACTTTTTCTATTGATAATGATAATAATGGTTATTGACTAAAACCTTATCAATTAGTAACAAAAGGACAAGTTAAAGTTAAAATAGCAAATACTAATATTAAGATTGTTAAAGTCAATGGAAAAGAAATGCCACAAACAAATAAAGTATGGGAATTTGACTTGCCAACAGATAGTACCACCGTTGAAAATAAAGACTATAAAATTGAGATTGCTTTTACCCTTGATAAAAAAAGTTATGTGGGGCAAATTCTCGTATCATTATTGTTGTCGCAACCAAGTATTAATGTTAAAAAAAATACTTCGGTAATTGGCAATGTTGATAGTTATGTTTATCAAGCACCAACTAATGGTAAAGTGGGGGATATTACTTTAACTAGTGATTTGTATTATTCTGATACCAAAGTTAAAGTCAGTTTAAGCAAACCAACTGGTAGTACAACCATTACAGCACAAATATTTGGGTTAGATGAAAAATGAGAAAAAAATAAAAAAGTTTTTCAAATATTTGATAACCAAACACACAATTTAGATGGTAGTCAATTAGAAACATATCAAGGCCACTATTTAATAGAAACAGAAGATAATGCAAAAAACAAAAGTAGTTACCATGTTATTATTAACAAAAATAATTCAACGCTTAATTTTTGAGATACTGAACAAGGAAAAACTTTTTATCAGTGAGCAAATTCAAATGGCTATAATAAAAACATTAAAAAACTTAACGCAACAGAACTAAACAAAATAATCAAAGATAGTACAAACTGGCAAAAGTTAGCTAGTGATAGTCAATTTTCCAATGCGGTTGCCGAGTGGTTTAAAACAAATGGTAAACTTGCTTCCAAAGAATCGTTGATAGCTGAGCAAGTAATCGAACAGTTAAAAACCGAAATTCCAAGTAGTATCATCATTCATGGGGTAAATACTAGCAATTATGATGTAAACAAAGTGAGGTTTGAAGTAAACAAAAGTGAATCTAAACCAAACGACAAAGTCAATATTGTTATTAAATATGGTTCAGAAAAATCAAATAGTTTCACATTACAAATTCAAAGTAAGAACCCACCCGACAGCAACAAAAAGGGACTAACTGGTTGGGCGATTATTGGGATTGTTGTTGGTTCACTGTTGGGGTTACTTATTCTTGGCTGGTTGTTTAAAAAGTTTGTGGTTAGACTGCATCCAAAAAAGTAAGTAAAGAAAAAAAGTCTTTGCTAAACTTTAAAGGAGGTGCATTTTTATATGGCAAGAAAAGGACAAAAATTTAATAAATATACAGCATATTTTCGAAAAATGATAGTACAAGAGGTTAAAAATAATAGTATAAGTTTTATTGCAAAAAAATATCAAATTAATAAAAAACTGTTGCTTCATGGTATGAAAATTTTAAGAAAGGAATTTTAAACACCAATAAAGGTCCAAAAGAATCATTTGAAAAAAGAGATTTAAACTATTACAAAGTTAGGTATGAATTACTAAAAAAGCTTCATGACTTTTACAATTAAATAAAAGAAAAATTGTATCTTATAGACTGCACCCCGTTTAGTAAGTATTAATAACAAGGTTTACAAACTTTCATTTATTATAATTTTTCTTTTTGGTTTGAATATCATTTATTTCATTTTTTAACATCATTAATATATTCATTATAAGATTTATAATTTTTATTATGGATTGTTCCTTTTTTAAGTAATGAATGAAAACTATCAATAATAATGTTGTCTGCACAATGATAATTTTTACCCATTGAAATTATAATTTTGTTATCTAAACACGTACTATTGTAATCTTTAGATGTATATTGATATCCGTGATCTGAATGAATTATTATTTTATTTAAATCTTTTTTTATTTTTTTAATTTTATTAATTGCATCATTTAAATTATCAAGTACAAGTTTGTTATTATTAAATTTTGATCATTTTACATCAATAATTTCTTTAGTATATCCATCAATTATTGTTGATTGATAATGTTTTTTACCATTTCAAATTAAATAAGTTACATCAGTAAATAAAATTGAAAATCTTTCTTTAATATCATTAAAATTACGATTTACTAAATCAGGATATTTAATTATATTTTTATTTCTATTTTGTTTTATTAATATTTTTCTACGCATACGCTTTACATATTCAGCTTGAATATTATTTTCTTTCATAATTCGCAATACTTTCTTAGCATTATAAACAATGCCATAATCTTCTTTTAAATATTTGGTAATTCGACGATAACCAAATTGTTTTAAATTTTCTTCATAGACTTTTACAATATTTTTTAATGATTCGCTATCCTTACCATTACTTGAATAATTTTTATATTTATCTCAATAACTACGCTTTAAATCTGTTATATCAAGTAATAAATTTAGTGGATATTTATTAATGTTTTCTTTGATAAAAGATACAATTTTTCTTTTATTTAATTGTAAAAGTCATGAAGATTTTTTAGTAATTCATACCTAACTTTGTAATAGTTTAAATCTCTTTTTTCAAATGATTCTTTTGGACCTTTATTGGTGTTTAAAATTCCTTTCTTAAAATTTTCATACCATGAAGCAACATTTTTTTTATTAATTTGATATTTTTTTGCAATAAAACTTATACTATTATTTTTAACCTCGTGTACTATCATTTTTCGAAAATATGCTGTATATTTATTAAATTTTTGTCCTTTTCTTGCCATATAAAAATACACCTCCTTTAAAGTTTAGCAAAGACTTTTTTTCTTTACTTACTTTTTTGGATGCAGTCTATCTTTTATTTAATTGTAAAAGTCATGAAGCTTTTTTAGTAATTCATACCTAACTTTGTAATAGTTTAAATCTCTTTTTTCAAATGATTCTTTTGGACCTTTATTGGTGT from Spiroplasma endosymbiont of Polydrusus cervinus harbors:
- a CDS encoding DDE-type integrase/transposase/recombinase → MKENNIQAEYVKRMRRKILIKQNRNKNIIKYPDLVNRNFNDIKERFSILFTDVTYLIWNGKKHYQSTIIDGYTKEIIDVKWSKFNNNKLVLDNLNDAINKIKKIKKDLNKIIIHSDHGYQYTSKDYNSTCLDNKIIISMGKNYHCADNIIIDSFHSLLKKGTIHNKNYKSYNEYINDVKKWNKWYSNQKEKL